Genomic window (Brevibacterium paucivorans):
CTATACGGCGCTAGGGTTCGTCTTTGCGATGTTCCTGGGTAACATCCTGGCGCTCATGAAGATTTCGTCCGTGGCACCGTACCGGTGGATTGCCACCGCTTACATTGAGTTCTTCCGAGGTGTCCCCGCACTTCTGGTTTTTGTCGCCTTCGGTTTTGGAATCCCCGCCGCGTTCTCAATCAACCTCAACACGTACGTCACGGTGATGCTGGCGTTAGGAATCGTGGAGTCGGCCTACATTGCCGAAACCTTGCGTGCGGGCCTGCAGGCAGTTCCAAAGGGCCAGTACGAGGCTGCTCGGTCACTGGGCATGAGCCATTCACGGGCCATGTTCACAATCGTGGTTCCGCAGGCCATGCGCATCATCTTGCCCCCGCTGACCAACGAAATCATCATCATGACCAAGGACTCGTCCCTGATTTACCTGTTGGGCTTGTCCGCGTCTCAATACGAACTCGCACTGTTCGGAAAGAACGCAATTACTGCACCCGAAGCTGGTCTCACGCCACTTGTTGTGGCCGGTGCTTGTTACCTAGTGATCACCCTGCCACTGGGATGGCTCGCGCGCCGGTTTGAATCGCGCCAGGCAAAGGAGAGGAAAGCATGACTGACGCAGACTCCACAGCCCCCAGCACCTCTGGCAGCACGGCCGCGACTGACGTCGCTGACACTGCCAGTAACGTCAAGGGCGTGAAGATCACTGACCTTCACAAGAGCTACGGAAACGTGGAGGTGCTCAAAGGAATCAACTTCGAGGTCAAACCCGGCGAAGTTGTGTGCCTGATCGGCCCGTCTGGATCCGGTAAGTCCACCCTGTTGCGTTGCATCAACGTGCTAGAGACATCTAATTCAGGGACCATCGAAGTGGCCGGATTCGTCGCCACTGACCCCGAAACTGACCTCAACAAGATGCGTCGCCACGTGGGCATGGTGTTCCAAGGGTTTAACCTGTTCCCGCAGATGACAGCGCTTGAAAACTGCGTAGTTGGGCAGGTGAAAGTCCTCAAACGCGACCCGGCACGGGCCAAGGAAGTCGCAATGCGCAACCTCAAACACGTGCGCCTCGACCACCTTGCCGACCGCCACCCTGACCAACTGTCGGGCGGTCAGCAACAGCGCGTGGCCATTGCCCGGTCGCTCTCCATGGATCCGGACCTGATCCTGTTTGACGAGCCCACCTCGGCGCTGGACCCGGAAACCGTGGGTGGCGTTTTGCGAGTGATGCGCGAACTGGCCGCGGCAGGCATGACCATGGTTGTGGTCACACACGAAATGGAGTTTGCGCGCGAGGTCGCTGACAAGGTGGTCTTCATGGACGGTGGGGTTGTGGTTGAGCAAGGGCCCCCGTCCGAGGTGTTGGCCAACCCCCAGCACGAACGCACCAAGTCGTTCTTGGCTCGCGTTTCCGACCACGGGGAAATCGACAACGACTGAGCAGGTTACCGGTGTGACTGTTGTGGCCCTCGCCCGTATGGGAGGGGGCCGCTTTGCGTCGCGTGTGGGAGTAAGGTTGTTTTGTCCGAGTGATGACTGGAAGGACCCTCATGGCTGATGCGACCGTTCCCCGCTTGTCCCCCATGTCTCTCCTGCTCATTGGCGCTTTCACCGGCTTGATGTCTGGCCTCTTTGGCGTCGGTGGCGGTTTCATCATCGTCCCTCTTCTGCTGTTACTGGGCATGAAGCAGAAACTGGCGGCAGGGACCTCGGTCATTGCGATTCTTCCTACGGCCATCGTGGGAGCTATCGGGTATTTGACGCTGGGGCAGGTCGACTGGGTGGTAGCGATCTTGCTGGCCGTGGGCATGATTGTGGGGACGCAGATCGGTGGGCGACTCCTACAGATTCTGCCTGAGTCTGTCCTGTTCTGGATGTTCTTGGTAGCCCTCCTGCTCATTATTCCGAGCTTGTTCCTGATCGTTCCTTCACGTGACGCGCACATTGACATCACGGTTATTGTGGGGATTCTTCTGGTGATCACTGGTGTGATTGTAGGAATTCTTTCGGCCCTTTTGGGCGTGGGCGGCGGGATCGTCATGGTGCCAGTACTCGTGCTGCTGTTTGGGGCGAATGACCTGGTGGCGAAAGGAACCTCCCTACTCATGATGATTCCGGGGTCAATTTCTGCCACGATCGTGAACTACCAGAACAAGAATGTGGATCTGAGGGCGGCTGCGATTCTGGGAATCACAGCGTCAGTCGTGTCACCGCTGGGCATTTGGATCGCAGAGTTCATCACGCCCAAACAGTCAAACTACGCCTTCTCACTGCTGCTGATCTTCACTGCGATCCAGCTCGTTGCACGGAGGTATCCACACTGGGTGAGGTTCGGTAAAAAAGAAAAGTGAACTCACTTGCAGGATGATGTTCACGCATGGAGCTCAATACTTTAGAGTGTCCAGAGTCACAACCGAACGATAAGGAGTTTCCATGTCGATTCCTGCAAAGATTCCCGACTCAGCTAACGAAGAAACCGCTAGGATTGCTGCCCGGGCCGCTTTGGTTGGGACCGCTATGGAGTGGTACGACTTCTTTCTTTTCACGACTGCAGCCGCGATCGTGTTCAATGTCCAGTTTTTCCATTCCGACGACAAAGCGGTCGCACTTCTCGCGTCTTTTGCCACGATGGCAGTCGGGTTCGTTGCCAGGCCAGTAGGTGGCCTTATCTTTGGTCACTTGGGAGACAAACTTGGACGCAAGACTGTTCTCATGATGACGATCGTGGGAATCGGTGTCACTACCGGCATGATCGGCATGCTCCCCACATACTTCCAGATCGGAATCTGGGCCCCAATCTTGTTGGTGGTTCTTCGCATTTGTCAGGGTTTGGCCGTAGGCGGTGAATGGGGTTCAGCGGTAACAGCTGCAGTAGAATCAGCTCCTGCACATCGACGTGCTCGCTACGCTTCATATCCACAGATCGGTTCTCCTATTGGAACTCTCTTGTCATCTGGTGGTTTCTTTATCGTGGGCGTACTGGTTCCAAAAGAAGCTTTCGAAGCTTGGGGTTGGCGTATTCCATTCCTCTTAGCTATCCCACTTTTGGTGGTTGCTCTTTACATTCGGAAACAGTTAGACGAAACACCTGTTTTCCGTGAACTGGAAGAAAACGCACAAAAGCAAGAAGCTCCCATTTTGCAGGTATTCAAGAGCTCCCTGCCGCAAGTGCTCGTAGGATTCGGAACCAACTTTCTTGGTGTTGCGGGCTTCTTTCTTGTCACGACATTTGTTGTTTCGTACGGAAAGAACTTCCTGAACTTGTCATCCAATCTGATGCTGGGAGCGACTCTCCTGGCGGCTGCATTTGAGATTGTCGTGATCGTTCTATTTGGGCGCTTAGGTGAACGCTGGGGTGCGGCCCGGGTTTCTGCGTTCGGCGGTATTCTCACGGTCATTGTGGCGTTCCCCGTTTTCTTTATGGTGGAAACGAAAGCCCCGCTTCTTGTTATTGCGGGGATGACACTTGGCGTAGGGGCCCTCAGCATTCCTTACGCTGTCAATGGCGCGCTTCTCACTGCGCTCTTTCCACCCCAGTTTCGACTGTCTGGAGTGAGCCTATGTGCCAACATTTCGGCGATTTTCGCCGGTTTTATTCCGACGCTTGCAACTGCTCTTCTCAAGTTCTCCGGAAATGCATGGTGGCCAGCACCGTGCATGCTTATGGTGATTGCGGGAGTAACGACGTTGGCATCACTGCTAGCCCCGCGTCTGTCGATCGCAGTCGAAGGCTACAAAGCGTAGGCTAGGTTTTGACCAACTTGCAATGACGCCAGAGGTGAAAAATGAAACTTGACGCCCTGATCACGAACGCATCCGTGAAGACCCTGGACCCCAGTCGCCCGCAGGCTTCGACCATTGGGATTTACGACGGAAAAATCGTGGGTCTTGACGACGAGATTGCGGGGCTCACCGCCCATGAAAACGTCGATGCGCAGGGCGCATGCGTCACCCCCGGTTTCAACGACGCCCACTGTCACACCACGTGGTTTGGTCTGACTCTGGCCAGCGTGAACGTCGAGAAACTGGGCAGCATGGAAGAACTCTATGCAAAGGTCGAGCAGGCCGCGAAGAACACTCCCGAAGACGAATGGATTAACGCAACCGGGTTCGCCCAACAGGACTACAACGACGAGTACCCCAGCCTTGAGGTACTCGACCGCATCACCCACGGCCGCCCCCTCTTCATGCGCAAGGTATCCGGCCACGCAGCGATCGCCAACACGCGCGCTCTTGAGCTGGCCGGGATTCTTGACCCAGACTTTCAAGTGCCTGCCGGCGGAAAGGTGGTTCGTGACGACAACGGCAACCCCACTGGTTTGGTGGAGGAAACAGCTCAGTCGCTCATCCAGGACCTCATCCGCCCGTACAGCCAAGACGCGATCGTTGAAGCCTTGGACCTGGCCACCGCACAGTACGCAAAAGAAGGCATCACCAGTTTCGGCGAAGCTGGCATTGCCGCCGGGTGGATTGGCCACTCCCCCGTCGAAGTCACCGCGTACATGCGCGCCCGCCGTGAAGGAAAGCTACGGGCCCGCGCCCAGCTCATGCCCATGATCGAGGCACTTCACACCATCAACGCGCACCCATCAGACGACTACGGTGTTGGACTCGATCTTGGCGTGGTCACTGGCTTTGGTGACGACTGGGTCAACATTGGCCCCACCAAAGTGTTCATGGACGGTGCCATGAGCGGTGAGACCGCGGCACTGACCAAGAACTACCACGGCAAGGACCACCCTGGTTACCTGCAAGAAGATCCCGAGGTGTTACGGCAACAGATCCTCACCGCATACCAATCCGGGTGGTCGCTGGCAGTCCACGCGATTGGCGACCTGGCGTGCAATGAAGCCACCCGCTTCATCACCGAGGCCGTCGACAAGTTTGGGGCACCCGCCTCGGGCGTTCCTAACAGGATCGAACACGCCGGCATGGTTGCCGACGAACTCATCCCCACCCTTGCGAAATACAACATCGCGGTCACCCCGCAGGCGGCGTTCGCAGATGCCATCGGAGACTCGATGAACACGTCCCTGGGAGATGAACGCGTGCGCTTGCTCTACCGCGCCAAATCCTTCATCGAAGCCGGCGTTCTTGTGCCGGGGACCTCCGACCGGCCGTGCGCAGACGGAAACGTGATGCGCGGAATCCAGTCGTTCGTTGACCGTCGCACCAGATCAGGTGACGTGTTCGGATCTGAAGCCGAATGCATCACGCCACAGCAAGCGCTTGAGGCGTACACCTCGGTCGCGGCGGAAGCCTCTGGACACGGGGACATCAAGGGCACGGTCACACCTGGCAAACTCGCCGACCTGGTGTTCCTCGACACGGACCCCACAGCCGTTGACCCCACGACCATCGCGCAGATTCCGGTGCGGGCCACCATGGTGGGCGGAGAGTTCACCCACCGGGAGCTGTAAGCCGTGACCGGCCAATACCGCCCGCTACCTTCACCGTTCGTCCCCGACCCACTTGCCCGCATTACCCGCACTACCAACGCAAAGGAGCCCACTGTGGACCAGCAGTTTCTTGATGACTTCGACACCATGTCGTCGTTCGGCCAGACCCCTGCCGGAGGTGTGGACCGTGAAGCGATGACCGGCCCCGATGTTGAGCAACGCAACTGGTTGGGCACGTGGATGCGTGAGCGTGGTTTCACGGTGACCACCGACCGAATTGGCAACCAGTTTGGACTGGTCGAATGGACGCCGGGCGCACCTTATGTCCTGGTGGGTTCGCACATGGACTCACAGCCCCTTGGCGGGAAGTTCGACGGGGCGTACGGGGTTCTGGCAGGTGCTCACGCCGTGTGGCGGATCCAGCAGCAGGTGGAGCAGAGTGGTCGCACCCCTAAGTTCAACCTGGGCGTCGTCAACTGGTTTAACGAAGAAGGTTCACGGTTCCAGCCCTCCATGATGGGTTCCTCGGTTTTCACCGGAAAGATGGATGCTGACACCGCGTTGAAGGTCACGGACGGTGAAGGCGTGTCCGTACATGAGGCTCTTGAAGCCGGCGGTTACCTGGGAAATGGTGAAGGGCCAGCCCCTGCCGCATACGCGGAAATCCACATTGAACAGGGTCGCATCCTCGACGAAGAAGGCATCAACATTGGTCTGGTCGATGCCACGTGGGCAGCGCAGAAATACCACTTCATTGTGCACGGCGAACAGGCTCACACTGGCTCAACCATCATTGCTGACCGGCAGGACGCGCTCTTGGGTGCAGCGCACCTCGTGGTGACCGCACGCGAAATCGCTGATGAGTTCGGCATCCACACGTCCGTGGGCCAGCTGAACGTGCTACCCAACTCCCCCGTTGTTGTGCCCCGTGAAGTCCGGTTGCACATGGACATGCGTTCCCCTGACTCCGATCTTGTGAAGCGTGCTGATGAAAAACTGCACCAGAAGATCGCCCATATCGAAGAACTTGCGCACGTCAAGATCGAGAAGGATACGGCGCACTCATGGGATCTGTTGCCGTATGACGAACGCGGTGTGGAATTGGCCCGAGGTGTCGCAGAGGAAATGGGGTTGAGTCACCGCAACATCATGACGGTTGCCGGCCACGACTCCACGAACATGAAAGACATGGTGCCCACCGTGATGCTGTTCGTGCCCAGTGTTGACGGGATCAGCCACAACGAAGGCGAGTACACAAAACCAGAGGACATGGTTGCCGGTGTCACCATGCTCACCGGGGTTCTGGACAAGCTGATTGAGGGCGCCTTGGACGCGCCCTCGCTTTAGAACCGCGCGTTCGTGATGACGTCCTCAAGAACGTCGAGCCCCTGGTTAAGTTCGTCCTCACTAATGTTGATCGGTGGAACAACGTGAATCCGGTTGAAGTTAACGAAAGGCAACACGCCTCCAGCCTTAATACCGCCCACGATCTGGTTCATTTCAGGTGATGACCCGCCATATGGCGCCAGTGGTTCGCGCGTCTCTTGGTCCTTGACCAACTCGATGGCCCAGAACATACCCGTTCCACGCACATCTCCTACGTGAGCGGAATTCGCCATGATCTTCTCCAGACGCGGACGCACAACCTCTTCACCCATGGCACGTGCGTGTTCCAGCATCTGCTCATCACGCATAGCGTTGATGGTGGCAACGGCGGCAGCACATGCGAGCGGGTGCCCGGAGTACGTGAGCCCACCTGGATATGCGCGTTGACTGAAGGTGTCGTAAATGTCGTCACTCATCGCAACCCCGCCCAATGGCACATACCCGGAGTTCACACCCTTAGCGAAGGTCACAAGGTCTGGCGTGATGTCGTAGCGGTTGAACGCGAACCATTCACCTGCACGTCCGAACCCGGCCATCACCTCGTCAGCGATGTACATGATGTCGAACTCATCGCACAGCGCACGCACACCCTGCATGTACTCCACAGATGGAACCATGATGCCCGCCGTTCCGGGAATGGATTCCAGAATGATCGCCGCGATTGTCGAGGGCCCTTCCAGCTCAATCGTGCGGCGCAAGTGCTGGAGCGCCCGGCTCGTTTCCTCTTCTTCGGTCTGAGCGTGGAACTCGGAGCGGTACAGGAACGGCCCAAAGAAGTGGATTGTGCCTTGGGCAGGCGCATCGTTCGGAACCCGCCTAGGGTCACCGGTGACGTTGATCGCAAGGTTTGTGCCACCGTGGTAGCTGCGATAACGGGAAAGCACCTTGTGCTTGCCAGTGTGCAGCCGGGCCATCCGAATCGCATGCTCATTTGCGTCCGCACCGCCGTTGGTGAAGAACACGTGATTGAGAGAATCCGGAAGTAGCTCAGCGATCAGTCGCGCCGCTTCTGAACGGGCCGCGTTGACGTGCGCGGGACTGATCGTGGTGAGCAGATCCGCTTGGTCTTTAATCGCCTGCACAACTGCAGGGTGTTGGTGGCCTATATTCGTGTTGACCAGCTGGGAAGAAAAGTCCAGGAAGCTGTTGCCTTCCCCGTCCCACACGCGCGAACCAGAAGCTCGCGAAATCACCATGGGCGTAAGGGTCTGTTGTGCTGACCAGCTGTGAAAAACATGCGCACGATCCAGCTCATACGCACGTGCCGACTCCGCTTGCAACGCCGTGAGATCTTCGCCGTTGAAGTTCATGGACTTTCCTTTCATCCGTTGCACCCTTTAACAGGTTTGGAGCCAGGCTACGGGACAGCTGGCGCGCACCTCGGCCGCGCCCACAGTTTGACCACACTGTGAGAAACTGGCACGTATGGACTTCGACGCTGACCTGTTAGACGGATTCCCCGTCACGTCATACACCACTGTGAAAGGTGATGCGACCGCGGAAATTGAAATCAAGAAGTCACGCTTCATTGGCCGCGTCGCCCACGTTGAAAGCGAACGCGCCGCCCGCGACATCATTGAGCAGGAAAAGTCGAAGCACCCGAAAGCTCGGCACTGGTGTACCGCGTTCGTCCTGGACCCGGATGCGCGCACGCAACGGTGCAACGACGACGGGGAGCCGTCTGGCACGGCGGGAACTCCTATGCTCGACGTGCTCACCGGGAACCAGCTCACCTTCGTGGTTGCGGTGGTGACCCGGTATTTTGGTGGCACCCTGCTGGGAGCGGGAGGTTTGGTGCGTGCGTACGGGGCGGCGACCTCGGCGGCGTTGGAAGGACTTACCCAGGTGACCCGCCAGTTGGTCGTGCCGGTCACGGTGACCTTGGATTATGCCCAGGCCGAGGTGGCAAAGGCAAAGTGCGAACAGCACGGCTGGGCGGTGATCGACGCGCAATATGCGCAAGGAGTGACGCTGACGCTGGGAGTGGCTCCCGCTAATCTCGATGAGATGGACGCAGTGTTTGCCGACATTTCTGCCGGTCAGGCACATGCGGTGGCCGGCGAACCGACGTACGCGTAAGCGGGGATTCGTAGCTGCGTGGGTGGTTAGTCGAGGGCTGCGATCCGGTCGACACGGGCGTCGGTGATCATGATGAGATCGGTGGGGCGAATTTCGATTTCCAAACCACGCTTGCCTGCGGACACGAAAATTGTTTCGTGGTCATGTGCCGAGTGGTCGATAACAACTGGGCACGAATTCCGTTGTCCAAATGGGCTGATACCGCCGGTAGGGTATCCGGTGCGACGCTCGCTAGTTGCGATTCCAGCGAGCTGAGCTTTTTTACCGCCGGTAGCCTGCGCTAGAAGTTTCAGATCCAGCTGGCCTGAGACTGGGACTAAGGCTGAAAACGGTTCGCCATCGACCATGATGATGAGGGTTTTGAAAACGCGCCCGGATTCCACGCCCAGTTTTTGTGCCGCTTCGGTTCCGTAGCGTCGCACATGTGGGTCGTGTTCAAATTCGTGCACTTGGTACTCAACTCCAGCGAGGTTGAGAACCCGAAGTGCCGGAGTGGCGGTCGTGTGCGATCGAGATGCAATCGACATGTGCGCTGGTACGCCTCCCTGCTCACCGGTTCGAACGCGAAGTTCGTGATTAAAGCTATCCAAGCAACCATAAACGAACGGGTCGGCAAGGAGCCAATTGTAAAGCCCGGATCACGTATTTTTGCAGACTAGTCGTATTTATCTTCAGGGAGCCTGGGAGCGCGTGATTGCGCTAACCCCACCCAAGTTCGTGCAGACGTTCGTCGTCGATTCCGTAGTGGTGCGCGATTTCGTGGACGATCGTGATGTAAATCTGTTCGCGCAGGTCTACTTCATTGAGCGCAAAGTCAACGAGTTGTTCCTTAAACAGGGTGACGGTATCCGGCGGGACAAACCCGTAGTCAGCGCCACGATCTGTGAGCGCGATTCCGTCGTAAACACCCAACATGGGCGGTTCCCCTTCTGGGGATGTGTCCTCAACAAAGATGACCACATTGTCCATGTGTGCCTTCAATTCTTGAGGCATGAGTTCAAGCGCTTCCTCTACGAGCGCGTCGAAGTCCTCATCACCGATCTGTTCCACGCTTGAATCTTACGGAGTTTCACGGTCGAAAAGGCCGGTTTTATCGCGCTCGCGTCGTTGTTTTACACAGGGTGTTTCAGATCACTCCCTGCTCGTTTTGCATTGTGCACCACTTTCAGGCTAAGCTATCCAAGGTCCGAAAGACACCAGGTCGCAATCACGGTTGCGCAAGGTCAATTCGGCAGGCCCCCATCGTCTAGCGGCCTAGGACACCGCCCTTTCACGGCGGCGGCACGGGTTCAAATCCCGTTGGGGGTACGCAGTGGAAAAACTCCATGCATATCAGGCCCTGTGGCGCAGTTGGTTAGCGCGCCGCCCTGTCACGGCGGAGGTCGCGGGTTCGAGTCCCGTCAGGGTCGCGGAGCAACTTGGCTCTTCTGAAAAGAAGAGCCTTTGTTCTATGGTTAGCTAAGCGACCATGGCTCTGTAGCTCAGTTGGTAGAGCGTTCGACTGAAAATCGAAAGGTCACCGGATCGACGCCGGTCGGAGCCACCACATGAAGAGGCCTTGTTACCCAGTCCCACCTGGGAAAACAGGGCCTCTTAACTTTCTCCATGACTCCCCGCTTTGACGGAAGCCACCCACAGAACATAGCCAAGCCTTTCCTCGCTAGAACACTGACACCTCGGGCGCCTAAAGTAAACATATGGCAGAGATCAAGGACAACGGGCCTAACCCGTACGCAGTCAACATTGAAGAAGTCACCCTAGAAAACGAAAACTTCCGCACTGCCCTGTGGACCGGCGAGGAATTCCAGGTCACTCTCATGGAAATCCCCGTCGGTGGCGACGTAGGACTTGAAGTCCACACCGAAAACGACCAGTTCCTGCGCCTCGAACAGGGCAAAGGACTCGCAAAGATGGGCCCGGCTAAGGACAACTTCACATTTGAACAGGAAGTGTCAGCCGACTGGGCCGTCATCGTGCCCAAGGGCGTATGGCACAACATCGTCAACATCGGCGACGAGCCCATGAAGCTGTACAGCATCTACGCTCCTGCCCACCACCCGCACGGCACGGTACACAAGACGCAGGCAGAAGCAGAAGAAGCTGAAGCCCACGAACACTGAGTTACGCCCGACACCCAGGTAACCGGTTTCTAACCCGCCGAGGTCGTTCCCACCTTGCACTGTCAAGAAGGGAACGACCTCGGGCATGTTTTCTGCCACCACTAACCTCCTCCAAAGGACAACCGCTGTGAGCACAACCGACAAACTGTATTCAGCACTCATGAAACGTGACGCTGAAGCGGACCTGCCTGCACTTGAACGCTCACAAGTCGCATCGAACGGGCTCAAGCTCATCACGGCCAACGCCCTGCAGTCCTCCGGCGACCAAACGGTCAACGCGTCGACCGTGTTGCCGTGGCTATTTTCAGCCTTGGGTGTGCCGCCGGCGCTGGCGGGGCTTCTGGTACCGATTCGCGAGTCCGGCTCGATGCTTCCGCAAGCAGCGCTCACTCCCCTGGTGGTGAAGGCGCGCTACCGCAAACACGTGTTCGTAGCCGGCGCACTCACGCAGGCGGCCTCGGTGGCGGTGATGACGGGTGTTGCCGTTTTCGCTTCCGGGCTTGTAGCCGGGCTCATCATCATTGCCGCACTGGCCGTATTCGCAAGTGGACGGTGCCTGTGCTCTATTGCATCTAAGGACGTGCAAGGTCGCACGATCCCCAAAGGCGAGCGCGGCCAGATCAATGGTTTGGCCACCACTGTCGCCGGGTTCGTGGCGATCACCTTGGGCCTTGCAATTCGTGTGTGGGGTGGCGACGACCTCACACCGCAAACACTTGCCTGGATTCTGGGCTTAGGGGCGGCCCTGTGGGTGGCGGTAGCCGCCGTGTACATCACCATCGATGAACCAAGCGATGCAGAGTCATCAAAGCCCGCTTCCGCAGTGTCCGCTCAGAACCCCAATAAACCAAACTGGTTCAAAGAAACGATCGACCTTTTACGAACCGACCGGCTGTTCCGCCATTTCGTCACGGTACGCTCACTGCTCCTAGTTTCCTCCCTGAGCCCACCGTTCGTCGTCATGCTTTCGGTGCAGTCGGGCGCATCCGGCCTCACTGGCCTGGGCGGGTTCGTCATCGCGTCTGGACTGGCTTCGCTCCTGGGTGGCCGGATCTTTGGCAGATTCGCAGACGCATCAAGCAAACGGCTCATGAACATAGGTGCAGGAATCGCGTCCGCGATCATTGTGGTTACTATCCTGGTCGCGTCCATCCCTGTCCTGAAAGATCAGCACACGCTCATCAGCGTGATGTTCGTGGTGGCGTATTTTCTCATCACCCTCATGCACACAGGTGTCCGCGTAGGACGTAAAACATATGTGGTGGATATGGCCGAAGGTGATAAGCGCACAACCTACGTGGCGGTGTCCAACTCGGCCATGGGATTCATGCTGCTGATCGTAGGTGGAATCAGCTCTGCATTGGCCACAATCCACGTGTTCTATGCGCTAGGTTTCCTCGCGATCATGGGGTTGGTGGGCGTCTTTACCGGTGCCAAACTGCCCGATGTTTCGCGCAAGCAATAGGCCCACAAGACGCCGCCCCACGCTCCCCGGCCCTAAGCGTTTCTCACTGCGACACACTATTGCATCACCTCAGCGTGTGACTTATATTACAAACAGGTCAGTAAACAGTGACTAACTGAAACAACACTCACGCGTTGCACGCAAAGGAGCGCCAATGACGTCGGCCCAACTCTCCTACTCCTCCGGACCTTCATCAGCACCCCTCTTAGGTGACACGATCGACGGGCACTTCCAAAAACTGGTCGCATCCGACCCACAAGCCATCGCCCTGATCGACCACCCCACTGGGCGCACATACACATACGAGCAGCTCAACGAACAAGCCAACTTCTTGGCATACGGGCTAATCGAGCGTGGCATCAAGAAGGGCGACCGCGTAGGAATTTGGGCCCAGAACCTCCCCGAATGGGTCATCGTCATGTACGCATGCGCCAAACTGGGCGCAATTCTGGTCAACATCAACCCTGCATACCGTGCCCACGAACTTGAATACGTGGTCAAACAGTCCGGCATGACCATGCTCATCAGCCAAATCTCGGCACCCCCACACTCCGACTTCGTGGCCATTGCCCGGGAAGTCAACACCCAGGTGCCCAGCCTCCAACTCGTCTACATCGACACGCCAAACCCCAACCAAAACCCGGAAGCCACCTCGGAACCCACCCCACACACCCACACCGAACACACCCTCAACCCAACAGAACTCCTCTCCACCCTGTTGACGCGAGGCAGTGAACTCGCGCAGACCTCGGGCGCCAAAATGGCCCAGCGCCTCGAAGCGATCTCCCACGAACTCAACGCCGACGACCCCATCAACCTGCAGTACACCTCGGGAACCACCGGATTCCCCAAAGGCGTGACCCTGACCCACCACAACCTGCTCAACAACGGGTACTTCATCGGTGAGTTGCTCAGCTACACGCCGGCCGACCGCGTGTGCCTCCCCGTGCCGTTCTTCCACTGCTTTGGCATGGTGATCGGGATCCTCGCCGCCTACTCGCACGGCTCCAGCGCCATCATCCCCAACCCCGGGTTCAACCCGCAGAAGACCCTGGAGGCCGTCACCGCCCACAAGGCCACCTCGCTGTACGGCGTGCCCACAATGTTCATCGCGGAACTGGAGTTAGAAGACTTTGGCGAGTACGACCTCGGCACCCTGCGCACGGGCGTGATGGCCGGCTCCACGTGCCCAGTGGAGGTCATGAACAAGGTCATTGATCGGATGAATATGGCCGAGGTGGCAATCTGTTACGGAATGACCGAAACTTCCCCTGTGTCCACCATGACGCGTGCAGACGATTCGATTGAGCGTCGCACGCAGACCGTTGGCCGCGTCATGCCGCACGTGGAGGTGAAGGTGGCTGACCCTGTCACCGGGCTGCCGTTGCCTCGTGGACAAAAAGGTGAGCTGTGTACGCGCGGGTACTCGGTGATGCGCGGGTACTGGAACGAACCAGACAAGACTGCTGAAGCGATCGACGACG
Coding sequences:
- a CDS encoding allantoate amidohydrolase produces the protein MDQQFLDDFDTMSSFGQTPAGGVDREAMTGPDVEQRNWLGTWMRERGFTVTTDRIGNQFGLVEWTPGAPYVLVGSHMDSQPLGGKFDGAYGVLAGAHAVWRIQQQVEQSGRTPKFNLGVVNWFNEEGSRFQPSMMGSSVFTGKMDADTALKVTDGEGVSVHEALEAGGYLGNGEGPAPAAYAEIHIEQGRILDEEGINIGLVDATWAAQKYHFIVHGEQAHTGSTIIADRQDALLGAAHLVVTAREIADEFGIHTSVGQLNVLPNSPVVVPREVRLHMDMRSPDSDLVKRADEKLHQKIAHIEELAHVKIEKDTAHSWDLLPYDERGVELARGVAEEMGLSHRNIMTVAGHDSTNMKDMVPTVMLFVPSVDGISHNEGEYTKPEDMVAGVTMLTGVLDKLIEGALDAPSL
- a CDS encoding aspartate aminotransferase family protein, which encodes MNFNGEDLTALQAESARAYELDRAHVFHSWSAQQTLTPMVISRASGSRVWDGEGNSFLDFSSQLVNTNIGHQHPAVVQAIKDQADLLTTISPAHVNAARSEAARLIAELLPDSLNHVFFTNGGADANEHAIRMARLHTGKHKVLSRYRSYHGGTNLAINVTGDPRRVPNDAPAQGTIHFFGPFLYRSEFHAQTEEEETSRALQHLRRTIELEGPSTIAAIILESIPGTAGIMVPSVEYMQGVRALCDEFDIMYIADEVMAGFGRAGEWFAFNRYDITPDLVTFAKGVNSGYVPLGGVAMSDDIYDTFSQRAYPGGLTYSGHPLACAAAVATINAMRDEQMLEHARAMGEEVVRPRLEKIMANSAHVGDVRGTGMFWAIELVKDQETREPLAPYGGSSPEMNQIVGGIKAGGVLPFVNFNRIHVVPPINISEDELNQGLDVLEDVITNARF
- a CDS encoding YigZ family protein is translated as MDFDADLLDGFPVTSYTTVKGDATAEIEIKKSRFIGRVAHVESERAARDIIEQEKSKHPKARHWCTAFVLDPDARTQRCNDDGEPSGTAGTPMLDVLTGNQLTFVVAVVTRYFGGTLLGAGGLVRAYGAATSAALEGLTQVTRQLVVPVTVTLDYAQAEVAKAKCEQHGWAVIDAQYAQGVTLTLGVAPANLDEMDAVFADISAGQAHAVAGEPTYA
- the ybaK gene encoding Cys-tRNA(Pro) deacylase, which produces MSIASRSHTTATPALRVLNLAGVEYQVHEFEHDPHVRRYGTEAAQKLGVESGRVFKTLIIMVDGEPFSALVPVSGQLDLKLLAQATGGKKAQLAGIATSERRTGYPTGGISPFGQRNSCPVVIDHSAHDHETIFVSAGKRGLEIEIRPTDLIMITDARVDRIAALD
- a CDS encoding metallopeptidase family protein yields the protein MEQIGDEDFDALVEEALELMPQELKAHMDNVVIFVEDTSPEGEPPMLGVYDGIALTDRGADYGFVPPDTVTLFKEQLVDFALNEVDLREQIYITIVHEIAHHYGIDDERLHELGWG
- a CDS encoding cupin domain-containing protein; translation: MAEIKDNGPNPYAVNIEEVTLENENFRTALWTGEEFQVTLMEIPVGGDVGLEVHTENDQFLRLEQGKGLAKMGPAKDNFTFEQEVSADWAVIVPKGVWHNIVNIGDEPMKLYSIYAPAHHPHGTVHKTQAEAEEAEAHEH